From Caretta caretta isolate rCarCar2 chromosome 14, rCarCar1.hap1, whole genome shotgun sequence, the proteins below share one genomic window:
- the SLC26A11 gene encoding sodium-independent sulfate anion transporter isoform X1, which produces MAERDREAPERCCSYCTVQRRLPVLRWLPQYSLQWLQLDLIAGVTVGLTVVPQALAYAEVAGLPVQYGLYSSFMGCFVYCLLGTSKDVTLGPTAIMSLLVSSYAFHDPAYAILLTFLSGCIQLAMGLLHLGFLLDFVSCPVIKGFTSAASVTISFNQVKNILGLHNIPRQFFLQVYHTFQRIGETRAGDALLGLVCLAVLVGLRAMKGHIPRVHRVELLSVRISRLIIWATATARNALVVLFAGLVAYSFQGMGSQPFTLTGATPQGLPPFQLPPFSKAEANSTVSFSEMVQDLGAGLAVVPLMGLMETVAIAKAFASQNNYRIDPNQELLAMGLTNLLGSFVSSYPVTGSFGRTAVNAQTGVCTPAGGLITGTLVLLSLAYLTSLFYYIPKAALAAVIICAVAPMFDARIFRTLWRVKRLDLVPLCVTFLLCFWEVQYGIMAGMLVSGVLLLYTIARPRIKLSEQGVLLMQPASGLHFPAVESLRDAMHRWALAVSPPRCVILDCTHVSSMDYTVVMGLADLLQEFRKRGLTLTFFGLQGHVLQVLLSADLEGFQHFPSLEEAEKGHGAELDGRSRVLFHSASENMLPASGLIQ; this is translated from the exons ATGGCAGAGCGGGACCGAGAGGCCCCCGAGCGATGCTGCTCCTACTGCACAGTGCAGAGGAGGCTCCCTGTCCTCAGGTGGCTGCCCCAGTATTCTCTGCAGTGGCTGCAGCTCGATCTCATCGCTGGCGTGACCGTGGGCCTGACTGTCGTGCCGCAAGCATTGGCCTATGCCGAGGTGGCCGGCCTGCCAGTTCAG TACGGTCTCTATTCCTCCTTCATGGGCTGCTTTGTCTACTGCCTTCTGGGGACCTCAAAAGATGTGACGCTGGGTCCAACGGCCATTATGTCGCTGCTGGTCTCTTCCTATGCGTTCCATGACCCTGCCTATGCCATCCTGCTGACCTTCCTGTCAGGCTGTATCCAGCTAGCCATGGGTCTCCTGCACCTCG GTTTCCTACTGGACTTCGTTTCCTGCCCCGTCATTAAAGGGTTTACCTCGGCCGCTTCAGTCACCATTAGCTTCAACCAGGTCAAG AACATTCTGGGGCTGCACAACATTCCACGACAGTTCTTCCTGCAGGTGTATCACACCTTCCAAAGAATCGGGGAGACCAG ggctggggatgcTCTCTTGGGGCTGGTCTGCCTGGCAgtgcttgtggggctcagggcgATGAAAGGCCACATCCCCAGGGTCCATCGGGTGGAGCTGTTGTCCGTCAGGATCAGTCGTCTTATCATCTGGGCCACAGCAACAG CTCGCAATGCACTTGTGGTCCTGTTTGCTGGCCTGGTCGCCTACTCCTTCCAGGGGATGGGCTCCCAGCCATTCACCCTCACTGGGGCGACGCCCCAGGGGCTCCCTCCCTTCCAGCTGCCGCCTTTCTCCAAGGCCGAAGCCAACAGCACTGTGTCCTTCAGCGAGATGGTGCAG gaCCTGGGAGCTGGACTGGCTGTGGTGCCTCTCATGGGCCTGATGGAGACTGTCGCTATTGCCAAGGCCTTTG CCTCGCAGAACAATTACAGAATCGACCCCAATCAGGAGCTGTTGGCGATGG GCCTCACCAACCTCCTGGGCTCCTTCGTCTCCTCCTACCCCGTCACCGGCAGCTTTGGGCG GACAGCGGTGAATGCACAGACGGGCGTGTGCACCCCAGCAGGGGGGCTGATAACAG GGACCCTGGTCCTGCTCTCTCTGGCCTACCTGACCTCGCTCTTCTATTACATTCCCAAAGCGGCTCTGGCTGCTGTCATCATTTGCGCCGTGGCTCCTATGTTTGACGCCAGGATCTTCAGGACACTGTGGCGGGTTAAAC GGCTGGACCTTGTGCCGCTGTGTGTGACGttcctgctctgcttctgggaGGTTCAGTATGGCATCATGGCCGGCATGCTGGTCTCCGGCGTTCTCCTGCTCTACACCATTGCCAGGCCTCGGATCAAG CTATCAGAGCAGGGAGTGCTTCTCATGCAGCCTGCGAGTGGTCTGCATTTCCCCGCTGTTGAGTCCCTCCGAGATGCCATGCACAGATGGGCTCTGGCAG TGTCTCCGCCACGCTGTGTCATCCTGGACTGCACCCACGTCAGCAGCATGGATTATACCGTGGTGATGGGATTGGCAGACCTGCTGCAGGAGTTCCGGAAAAGGGGCCTCACCCTGACCTTCTTTGGCTTGCAG GGCCATGTTCTCCAAGTCTTGCTGTCTGCAGATCTGGAGGGATTCCAACATTTCCCCAGCCTGGAGGAGGCGG AGAAGGGCCATGGAGCGGAACTGGATGGCAGGAGCCGAGTCCTATTTCACAGCGCCAGCGAGAACATGCTGCCAGCGTCAGGGCTCATCCAGTGA
- the SLC26A11 gene encoding sodium-independent sulfate anion transporter isoform X2, which yields MAERDREAPERCCSYCTVQRRLPVLRWLPQYSLQWLQLDLIAGVTVGLTVVPQALAYAEVAGLPVQYGLYSSFMGCFVYCLLGTSKDVTLGPTAIMSLLVSSYAFHDPAYAILLTFLSGCIQLAMGLLHLGFLLDFVSCPVIKGFTSAASVTISFNQVKNILGLHNIPRQFFLQVYHTFQRIGETRAGDALLGLVCLAVLVGLRAMKGHIPRVHRVELLSVRISRLIIWATATARNALVVLFAGLVAYSFQGMGSQPFTLTGATPQGLPPFQLPPFSKAEANSTVSFSEMVQDLGAGLAVVPLMGLMETVAIAKAFASQNNYRIDPNQELLAMGLTNLLGSFVSSYPVTGSFGRTAVNAQTGVCTPAGGLITGTLVLLSLAYLTSLFYYIPKAALAAVIICAVAPMFDARIFRTLWRVKRLDLVPLCVTFLLCFWEVQYGIMAGMLVSGVLLLYTIARPRIKLSEQGVLLMQPASGLHFPAVESLRDAMHRWALAVSPPRCVILDCTHVSSMDYTVVMGLADLLQEFRKRGLTLTFFGLQGLSSWGQLGPASLPEPPRIHIWKSLLSL from the exons ATGGCAGAGCGGGACCGAGAGGCCCCCGAGCGATGCTGCTCCTACTGCACAGTGCAGAGGAGGCTCCCTGTCCTCAGGTGGCTGCCCCAGTATTCTCTGCAGTGGCTGCAGCTCGATCTCATCGCTGGCGTGACCGTGGGCCTGACTGTCGTGCCGCAAGCATTGGCCTATGCCGAGGTGGCCGGCCTGCCAGTTCAG TACGGTCTCTATTCCTCCTTCATGGGCTGCTTTGTCTACTGCCTTCTGGGGACCTCAAAAGATGTGACGCTGGGTCCAACGGCCATTATGTCGCTGCTGGTCTCTTCCTATGCGTTCCATGACCCTGCCTATGCCATCCTGCTGACCTTCCTGTCAGGCTGTATCCAGCTAGCCATGGGTCTCCTGCACCTCG GTTTCCTACTGGACTTCGTTTCCTGCCCCGTCATTAAAGGGTTTACCTCGGCCGCTTCAGTCACCATTAGCTTCAACCAGGTCAAG AACATTCTGGGGCTGCACAACATTCCACGACAGTTCTTCCTGCAGGTGTATCACACCTTCCAAAGAATCGGGGAGACCAG ggctggggatgcTCTCTTGGGGCTGGTCTGCCTGGCAgtgcttgtggggctcagggcgATGAAAGGCCACATCCCCAGGGTCCATCGGGTGGAGCTGTTGTCCGTCAGGATCAGTCGTCTTATCATCTGGGCCACAGCAACAG CTCGCAATGCACTTGTGGTCCTGTTTGCTGGCCTGGTCGCCTACTCCTTCCAGGGGATGGGCTCCCAGCCATTCACCCTCACTGGGGCGACGCCCCAGGGGCTCCCTCCCTTCCAGCTGCCGCCTTTCTCCAAGGCCGAAGCCAACAGCACTGTGTCCTTCAGCGAGATGGTGCAG gaCCTGGGAGCTGGACTGGCTGTGGTGCCTCTCATGGGCCTGATGGAGACTGTCGCTATTGCCAAGGCCTTTG CCTCGCAGAACAATTACAGAATCGACCCCAATCAGGAGCTGTTGGCGATGG GCCTCACCAACCTCCTGGGCTCCTTCGTCTCCTCCTACCCCGTCACCGGCAGCTTTGGGCG GACAGCGGTGAATGCACAGACGGGCGTGTGCACCCCAGCAGGGGGGCTGATAACAG GGACCCTGGTCCTGCTCTCTCTGGCCTACCTGACCTCGCTCTTCTATTACATTCCCAAAGCGGCTCTGGCTGCTGTCATCATTTGCGCCGTGGCTCCTATGTTTGACGCCAGGATCTTCAGGACACTGTGGCGGGTTAAAC GGCTGGACCTTGTGCCGCTGTGTGTGACGttcctgctctgcttctgggaGGTTCAGTATGGCATCATGGCCGGCATGCTGGTCTCCGGCGTTCTCCTGCTCTACACCATTGCCAGGCCTCGGATCAAG CTATCAGAGCAGGGAGTGCTTCTCATGCAGCCTGCGAGTGGTCTGCATTTCCCCGCTGTTGAGTCCCTCCGAGATGCCATGCACAGATGGGCTCTGGCAG TGTCTCCGCCACGCTGTGTCATCCTGGACTGCACCCACGTCAGCAGCATGGATTATACCGTGGTGATGGGATTGGCAGACCTGCTGCAGGAGTTCCGGAAAAGGGGCCTCACCCTGACCTTCTTTGGCTTGCAG GGACTGAGCTCTTGGGGTCAACTCGGCCCAGCCTCCCTTCCTGAGCCTCCCAGGATACACATCTGGAAGTCTTTGCTGTCTCTGTGA